CGTGTGCTCCCGCACCGTGGCGAGGAACCAGTCCCGGAACTCCGGCGCCGCCTCCACCACCCCACCGCCGACGAAGTACGCGTGCGGGTCGGTGAAGTTGGCGGCGATCGTGAAGAGCCGACCCAACGCGGTCGCCTGCTGGGTGAAGACCTCCCGGGCCAGGCCGTCGCCGCGCTCGCCGTACCCGCGGACGAGCTTCGCCGCCCGGGCCGGCTCCTCGGCGGCCAGCGGATGCCCGGGATACCGACCCAGCCAGTACGGCAGCAGGTTCCGCTCGATCGCGGTCAGCGAGGCGACGCTCTCCGCATCCCCGGCGAAGCCGCACGCGCAGGTCGGCACCGGCTGACCCGGGGCCAGCAGCCCGTCCAGCGGGATGTGCACGTGCCCGAACTCGCCGGCCATCCCGGCGGCGCCGGTCACCACCCGGCCGTCCTCGACCACCCCGCCACCCAGGCCGGTGCCGACGATGGCGGACACCGAGGAGCGGCGCATCGCGTCGGCGCCGAAATGGACGTGGTGGGCGTAGAGGGCGGCGGCGTTGCCGTCGTTGTGATAGATCACCGGCAGGCCGAGCCGGCGTTCCAACGCGCCCCGCACGTCGTACCCGCGCCAGGCCGGCTGGGAGAAGTTGGTGGAGCCGCGGGACGAGATCACCCCGGTGGCGCTCGCCGGACCGGGCGTGTCCAGCCCGACCGCGCGGACCAGCTCGCGCGGCACGCCGGTCACCGCCAGTACGCCGTCCAGCGCGCGGGCCAGCGCCTCGATCGCCGCCTCCGGGCCGGCCCGCACCTCGCTGGGAGTCTCCACCAGGCCGTCCACCAGGAACCGGCCCTCGACGGTCAACACGGTGGCGTTGTTGCTGGTCCCCCCGTTGTCGAGACCGACCACCACCGGCACACCCGTGCTGTCCATCCGCCACCTCCCACCGTTCCCGTCCGGTCTGGTCCTGAGGCTAGTTCCACGTTCACCGTCCCGCACGCGTCGGACACCCGGCTCGCCCCGCCACTCCTGCGCCGACGGACGGATCACGCCGAACGACTCCCCCGCCGCCGCCCGGCCACCCGGCGGACGGGCCATGCCGGTTGAGCAATATGACTCTGAGGCATGAAGATGACTCAGAGGCATACCGCTCACGGGCGCACCGCCGTCCGGGCCCGACGCGCCCGGTCGGACCGCGGCGGCGGCGGACCGGCCCCGCCCCGCGCCGCAGCGCCGAAAGCACCGGGAGCCAGCAACACCGGGGCTGGGGCGTCGGGAACGCTGGAGACGAAAGCGTCGGGAGGGCCCGGTGCGCGCGAACCGGCTCGGTCAGCCGGGGCGGCGGGCGATGACCGCGGTGGCGTCCACCTCCTCGTCGCGTCTCACCGTCGGCTCCAGGCCACGGGCGACGAACGCCGCGCAGAGCGCGTCGACCTGGCCGTCGCTCACCTCCACCACCAGGTGGCCGCCCGGGGCGAGCCAGCCCACCGCCTGGTCGGCGACCCGGCGCAGCACGGCCAGCCCGTCCACGCCACCGTCTAGCGCCACCGGGGCCTCGTGCAGGCGGGCCTCGGGCGGCATCAGCGACACCGCCTCCGTCGGCACGTACGGGGCGTTCGCCACCACCACGTCGAGCCGGCCCCGCCACTGCCCGGGGACGGGCGCGAAGAGGTCACCCTCGTAGACCGGCACGCCCAGCGGGGCGAGGTTGCGCCGGGCGCAGGCCACCGCCGCCGGGTCGATGTCGGCGGCGGCCAGCCAGCGGGGCGCCAGCCGCCCGTGCATCACCAGCGCCGCGGCGCCGGAGCCGCAACAGAGGTCCAGTACGGCGGGCGCGGGACCGGCGACCGCCGTGGCGGCGGCGACCAGCAGGGCGGTCCGCCCCCGGGGCACGAAGACGCCCGGGTCGACGGCGACCCGCAGGCCGCAGAACTCGGCCCAGCCCAGCAGGTGTTCCAGCGGCAGGCCGGCGACCCGCTGGTCGGTCAGCCGGGTCAGCGACGCGGCCGAGTCGGCGGCGGCGATCAGCAGCTCCGCCTCGTCCTCGGCATAGACGCAGCCGGCGGCGCGCAGCCGCCGCACCAGGGCGGGACGGTCGGGCGAGAAGGGGGATGGTGCCATGGGAAACCTCCGGGAGCGCTGGTCGGCGCTCCCGACGTCGCCTAGTTCCCGGGCGACGCGGACGCGGAGGGGAGCGCCGGTCCTGTCTGCTGGATCGGTCTCACCTCCTCCGGTCGAGGGCCCGTACGGGCCGGTGGCTCGGGGCCGCGCTCACGATAACGCAGCGGTCAGCCCGACCGCCGCCCGTCAGGCCCGGCTGGCGTCCAGCGCGGCGACGAGGTCGGCCACCAGGTCGGCCGGGTCCTCGATGCCGCAGGAGAGCCGGACGAAGCCCGGCGCGGTGTCGTCCCCCCACTGGGCCCGCCGGTCGGCGGTGGTGTGCAGGCCGCCGAAGGAGGTGGCGGCGGCGACCAGCCGCGCGGCGTCGAGGAACCGGGCCACCCGGTCGGCGTCCCCCAGGTCGAACGAGAGCACCCCGGGCATCCGTCGCATCTGGACCGACGCCACCGGGTACGCCGGGTCGGTCGGCAGCCCCGGCCAGCGCAGGCCGGTCACGTCGGCACGCCCGGCGAGCAGTCGGGCGACCGCCTCGGCGTTGGCCGACTGGCGGGCCAGCCGCAGGTCCATGGTCGCCAGCGACCGGTGGGCCAGCCAGGCGTCGAACGCGCCCGGCACCGCGCCGGTGGTGGTCCGCCACGCGGTCACCGGCTCCAGCAGCTCCGCCGAGCGGGTGGCGACGTAACCGAGCAGCAGGTCGGAGTGCCCGGTCAGCGCCTTGGTGCCGGAGGCGACCACCACGTCCGCACCCAGCTCCAGGGGCCGCTGCCCGAGCGGGGTGGCGGTGGTGTTGTCGACCGCGACGAGGGCGCCCGCGGCGTGCGCCCGCTCGGCGAGGGCCGCCACGTCGACCACGTCCAGGCCCGGGTTCGCCGGGGTCTCCAGCAGCACCAGCCGGACGCCGGAGAACGACGGGTACGGCCCGGCGGTCGGCACGAAGCCGACCCGGACGCCGATGCCCTCCAGGGTGGCGGTGGCGAAGGCCCGGACGGGGAAGTAGCCGTCGGCGGGGAGCAGCACGGTGTCCCCGGGGCGCAGCAGCGCCAGCAGCAGCCCGGTGATGGCCGCCTGACCGCTGGCGAAGACCCGGCAGTCACCGCCCTCCAGCTCGCCGATGGCCGCCTCCAGCAGCCGGCGGGTCGGGTTGTCCGGCCGGCCGTAGCCGTTCGGTGTCGCCGCCGGCCCCTGCCACGGGTCCAGGTGGTACGGCGCGGCGAAGACCGGCCCCGGCAGGAACGGCTCCCCCGGTGTCGGTGTGGGCAGCCCGGCGTGCACGCAGCGGGTGCCGTCTCCCAGGTCGGTCATCGACGCCTCACTCGTACGACTCGGGCTTGGCGGTCCGGCTCATCAGGGCGTCCACGGCGAGCCGCGGGTCCATCCCCTCGTGGCAGATCCGCTCGATCTGTTCGGTGATCGGCATCTCCACGCCGTGCGCCCGGGCCAGGTCGCGGATCGCCAGGCAGCTCTTCACCCCCTCGGCGGTCTGCCGGGTGGCGGCCTGCGCCTGCTCCAGCGTCTCACCCCGGCCCAGGTGCTCGCCGAAGGTGCGGTTGCGGGCCAGCGGCGAGGAGCAGGAGGCGACCAGGTCGCCCATGCCGGCCAGGCCGGCGAAGGTGATCGGGTCGGCGCCGAGCGCCACGCCGAGTCGGGCGGTCTCGGCCAGGCCGCGGGTCATCAGCATCGCCCGGGTGTTGTCGCCGAAGCCCATCGCGGTGGCGATGCCGTACGCCAGGGCGATCACGTTCTTCACCGCCCCGCCCAGCTCGCAGCCGATCACGTCGTCGTTGGTGTACGGGCGGAAGTACGGCGTCCGGATGGACGCCTGGACCAGGGCGGTCCGGCGGCTGTCGGCGCCGGCGACCACCGTGGCGGCGGGCTGCTCGGCGGCGATCTCGGGGGCCAGGTTGGGCCCGGAGACGACCACCACCCGGTCGGCGGGCACCCCGGCGGTCTCCATGATCACCTGGCTCATCCGCTTGGTGGTGCCCAGCTCGATGCCCTTCATCAGCGACACCAGCGTGGCGTCCGGGTCGAGGTGGGAGGTCCACTCGGCCAGGTTGCCGCGGAGGGTCTGCGAGGGCACGGAGAGCACCACCACCTCGGCGCCGGCGATCGCCTCCTCGGCGTCACCGGTGGCGGTGACCCGGTCGGGCAGCCGGACGTCCGGCAGGTAGTCCGGGTTGTGCCGCCCGGTCCGGATCGCCTCGGCGACCGACGCCCGTCGGGCCAGGATCGTCACGTCCCGGCCGGCGTCAGCGAGGATCTTGGCGAACGCGGTCCCCCAGGACCCCGCCCCCAGCACGGCCACCTGCCCGCTCACGCGGCCTCCCCCTGCTGCGACTCGGCCCGGGTCCGGGCGGGACGTTCCCACAGCGGCGGCGGTGTGCCGCCGCGGATCTCGCCGACCAGGTCGCGCAGGCGCAGCATGATGGCGTCCGTCATCTCCTCCAGGATCGCCCGGGTGGGCGTGGCGCCCCGCCAGCGTTCCAGGTCGACCGGCTCACCGGCGACCACGGTCACCGGGATCCGGGGCCGTACGTCGAACCGGTTGGTCCGCGGGTCGAACATCCGCTCCGGCCCCCACATGGCCACCGGGATCACCGGCGCGCCGGTGGCCAGCGCCAGCCGGGCCGCCCCGGTCTTGCCCTTCATCGGCCACAGCTCCGGCTGCCGGGTGATGGTCCCCTCCGGGTAGATCACCACCGCGCCGCCCGCGT
This genomic interval from Micromonospora sp. CCTCC AA 2012012 contains the following:
- a CDS encoding ROK family protein; translated protein: MDSTGVPVVVGLDNGGTSNNATVLTVEGRFLVDGLVETPSEVRAGPEAAIEALARALDGVLAVTGVPRELVRAVGLDTPGPASATGVISSRGSTNFSQPAWRGYDVRGALERRLGLPVIYHNDGNAAALYAHHVHFGADAMRRSSVSAIVGTGLGGGVVEDGRVVTGAAGMAGEFGHVHIPLDGLLAPGQPVPTCACGFAGDAESVASLTAIERNLLPYWLGRYPGHPLAAEEPARAAKLVRGYGERGDGLAREVFTQQATALGRLFTIAANFTDPHAYFVGGGVVEAAPEFRDWFLATVREHTVLRAEQAAVAAFALVPERDMAGARGVAIAALETLRADAPAGPLMAG
- a CDS encoding putative protein N(5)-glutamine methyltransferase; its protein translation is MAPSPFSPDRPALVRRLRAAGCVYAEDEAELLIAAADSAASLTRLTDQRVAGLPLEHLLGWAEFCGLRVAVDPGVFVPRGRTALLVAAATAVAGPAPAVLDLCCGSGAAALVMHGRLAPRWLAAADIDPAAVACARRNLAPLGVPVYEGDLFAPVPGQWRGRLDVVVANAPYVPTEAVSLMPPEARLHEAPVALDGGVDGLAVLRRVADQAVGWLAPGGHLVVEVSDGQVDALCAAFVARGLEPTVRRDEEVDATAVIARRPG
- a CDS encoding cystathionine gamma-lyase, producing the protein MTDLGDGTRCVHAGLPTPTPGEPFLPGPVFAAPYHLDPWQGPAATPNGYGRPDNPTRRLLEAAIGELEGGDCRVFASGQAAITGLLLALLRPGDTVLLPADGYFPVRAFATATLEGIGVRVGFVPTAGPYPSFSGVRLVLLETPANPGLDVVDVAALAERAHAAGALVAVDNTTATPLGQRPLELGADVVVASGTKALTGHSDLLLGYVATRSAELLEPVTAWRTTTGAVPGAFDAWLAHRSLATMDLRLARQSANAEAVARLLAGRADVTGLRWPGLPTDPAYPVASVQMRRMPGVLSFDLGDADRVARFLDAARLVAAATSFGGLHTTADRRAQWGDDTAPGFVRLSCGIEDPADLVADLVAALDASRA
- a CDS encoding NAD(P)H-dependent glycerol-3-phosphate dehydrogenase, with amino-acid sequence MSGQVAVLGAGSWGTAFAKILADAGRDVTILARRASVAEAIRTGRHNPDYLPDVRLPDRVTATGDAEEAIAGAEVVVLSVPSQTLRGNLAEWTSHLDPDATLVSLMKGIELGTTKRMSQVIMETAGVPADRVVVVSGPNLAPEIAAEQPAATVVAGADSRRTALVQASIRTPYFRPYTNDDVIGCELGGAVKNVIALAYGIATAMGFGDNTRAMLMTRGLAETARLGVALGADPITFAGLAGMGDLVASCSSPLARNRTFGEHLGRGETLEQAQAATRQTAEGVKSCLAIRDLARAHGVEMPITEQIERICHEGMDPRLAVDALMSRTAKPESYE
- a CDS encoding lysophospholipid acyltransferase family protein; translated protein: MTRRKLGFWQRFAVVLVKPVLTVWTRRTWRGAERLGGSDGIIIVPNHISHADPLVAAHFIYDAGRWPQFLGKASVFRVPVIGWIIGRCKQIPVERGTVEAVKSLDKLVAALDAGGAVVIYPEGTITRQPELWPMKGKTGAARLALATGAPVIPVAMWGPERMFDPRTNRFDVRPRIPVTVVAGEPVDLERWRGATPTRAILEEMTDAIMLRLRDLVGEIRGGTPPPLWERPARTRAESQQGEAA